The following coding sequences lie in one Bremerella alba genomic window:
- a CDS encoding HEAT repeat domain-containing protein yields MFSSPLRRALKRGLKPGGDLVEELRGLDDYVISSKNDALAVCRALETLPGDRSQNTRHFSTPLHELTGLFQDVDGKQCPAFDVLYEEGLPELIRIFDEIVEDASEEEIDDLLYVLKILAMYGSFEGAQKIVEAAQMEINCDAYMWHVILSTFSEDHPQRDFVLKALSDPLPSGFLAIGLLDSANGAAIHGTLEEHPFDSPGGTQMLTQWLQDTDPEKFSYAHSATAALPFISNPARDQLLALAMDHADSGVQLEAAWAAGKLGRETGLKVLAQFCLDVNHSDMAQRYLEELDRAELIPSDAQDEAFQAKAEFSNWLSHPNELGRAPDSLEIVDHRQIAWPPEGQPQPMWLIRYTLHDETGLEEDDVDCGLVGSMTWCFFCYKMDQRPPEDVYAIHAYWEMENAELIDEHEVTDPNEYAGMLSQWTGDPLEAPTITQVTEVSPKLNIPARFVAVATAKLAGQDGCVVLDGPRSTWYPKDEQPNETIDSVLLKIHVGHQLLGFENVPNRKSYLRDKAPSRTPEEFLAAYEKLLDVATDASSPDQKKQLGSHSMLARHFERYIELLTDAKQVERNAAVIATYQRLLLAARQASEEVQEEAFDSFGILGEGFDVYVDALKADSREAEIVGLIEAFEPHWQHNLGYGRLGRAAFLAGHGDIAEPFFVKIRDGMESYYRCEEMSMLAEIWYNRGDQTEARQLLIKCLTNTRKDFQESEYLSDRKMFAESYQYHRATYLRLFTDGEEDLAAQELPVDLG; encoded by the coding sequence GTGTTCAGTAGTCCCTTGCGTCGTGCCCTCAAGCGTGGCCTTAAGCCAGGCGGTGATTTGGTAGAAGAGTTGCGCGGCCTCGATGATTATGTGATTAGTTCCAAGAACGATGCCCTGGCTGTCTGCCGTGCCCTGGAAACGTTACCGGGCGATCGATCGCAAAATACCCGACATTTTTCGACGCCGCTGCACGAATTGACCGGGCTGTTTCAAGATGTTGACGGCAAGCAGTGCCCCGCGTTCGACGTGCTGTATGAAGAAGGGCTGCCGGAGCTGATACGGATCTTCGATGAAATCGTGGAGGACGCCTCGGAAGAAGAGATCGACGACCTGCTGTACGTCTTGAAGATTCTGGCCATGTATGGCTCGTTCGAGGGCGCGCAGAAGATTGTTGAGGCCGCCCAGATGGAGATCAACTGCGATGCTTATATGTGGCACGTCATTCTGTCGACCTTTTCCGAAGATCACCCACAGCGCGACTTCGTTCTCAAGGCACTCAGCGATCCGCTGCCGTCGGGGTTTCTGGCGATCGGTCTGCTAGATAGCGCCAACGGGGCTGCGATCCATGGCACTTTAGAAGAGCATCCGTTCGACTCGCCTGGGGGTACGCAGATGCTAACGCAATGGTTGCAAGATACCGACCCCGAGAAGTTCAGCTATGCCCACAGCGCGACGGCCGCGCTGCCGTTTATCAGCAACCCGGCACGCGACCAGCTTCTGGCTTTGGCCATGGATCACGCCGACTCGGGCGTGCAGTTGGAAGCTGCCTGGGCGGCTGGCAAGCTGGGCCGCGAGACCGGTTTGAAAGTGCTGGCTCAGTTTTGTCTGGACGTGAATCACAGCGACATGGCCCAGCGTTATCTGGAAGAGCTGGATCGAGCCGAATTGATTCCCAGCGATGCCCAGGACGAAGCGTTTCAAGCGAAGGCCGAGTTCTCGAACTGGCTGTCTCATCCCAATGAACTTGGCCGAGCGCCCGACTCGCTCGAGATAGTCGATCACCGGCAGATTGCCTGGCCGCCGGAGGGTCAGCCGCAGCCGATGTGGTTGATTCGTTATACGCTACACGACGAAACGGGCCTCGAGGAGGACGACGTCGATTGCGGGCTGGTCGGCAGCATGACGTGGTGTTTCTTCTGCTACAAAATGGATCAACGCCCGCCTGAGGATGTCTATGCGATTCATGCTTACTGGGAAATGGAAAACGCCGAGCTGATCGACGAACACGAAGTGACCGATCCCAACGAGTACGCCGGAATGCTCAGCCAATGGACCGGCGATCCGCTCGAGGCCCCCACCATCACGCAGGTTACCGAGGTCTCGCCGAAGCTGAACATTCCTGCCCGGTTTGTGGCCGTGGCAACTGCCAAGCTCGCAGGTCAAGATGGCTGTGTTGTGCTCGATGGTCCGCGTAGCACCTGGTATCCGAAAGACGAGCAGCCGAACGAAACGATTGATAGTGTGCTTCTGAAGATCCACGTTGGCCATCAACTGCTAGGCTTCGAAAACGTGCCCAACCGGAAGAGCTACCTGAGGGACAAAGCACCCAGTCGGACGCCGGAAGAGTTTCTTGCTGCTTACGAGAAACTGCTCGACGTTGCGACCGATGCGAGTTCGCCTGACCAAAAGAAGCAGTTGGGAAGCCATAGCATGTTGGCCCGGCATTTCGAACGCTACATCGAGTTGTTGACCGATGCCAAGCAGGTCGAGCGAAACGCTGCCGTCATTGCAACGTACCAGCGGCTGCTGTTGGCGGCTCGTCAGGCAAGTGAAGAAGTTCAAGAAGAGGCGTTCGATTCGTTCGGCATTCTGGGCGAGGGTTTCGATGTGTACGTCGACGCTTTGAAAGCGGACAGCCGCGAGGCCGAGATCGTCGGCTTGATCGAAGCCTTCGAACCCCACTGGCAGCACAATCTGGGCTACGGCAGGCTGGGCCGCGCCGCTTTCCTGGCTGGTCACGGTGACATCGCCGAGCCGTTCTTCGTCAAGATACGCGATGGCATGGAAAGCTATTACCGCTGCGAAGAGATGAGCATGCTGGCCGAAATCTGGTACAACCGCGGCGACCAGACCGAAGCGCGCCAGCTGCTGATTAAATGCCTGACCAACACCCGCAAAGACTTCCAGGAAAGCGAATACCTTTCCGACCGAAAGATGTTCGCTGAAAGCTACCAATATCACCGCGCCACGTACCTGCGTTTGTTCACCGATGGGGAAGAAGATCTGGCCGCGCAGGAACTTCCGGTGGACTTAGGCTGA
- the pyrF gene encoding orotidine-5'-phosphate decarboxylase, which translates to MANFSDRLRDGIVGTAAPVVVGLDPRFESLPQPLLGEHRGTHDPKVKAGLYLVFCRDVIDAVCQHVPAVKPQSAFFEELGPAGMIVLAEVIQYAREKGLLVILDAKRNDIGSTATAYAKGMLGANSPWQADCLTISPYLGDDSLTPFVETATANDAGLFCLVKTSNPGGKMLQDLEVDGQPIYRHVGAHVEALAKQTIGECGLGAVGAVVGATYPDQLTELREAMPSTWFLVPGYGSQGGGAKDVAGGFNDAGLGAIVNNSRGIIFAYSREPYASKYEPTQWQRAVEDATLEMIADLQAETSAGKLKG; encoded by the coding sequence ATGGCCAATTTCTCGGATCGACTTCGCGATGGCATCGTTGGCACGGCAGCCCCGGTCGTGGTGGGCTTAGACCCTCGGTTTGAATCGTTGCCGCAGCCCCTACTCGGCGAGCATCGCGGCACGCACGATCCCAAGGTCAAAGCAGGACTGTACCTGGTGTTCTGCCGCGATGTGATCGACGCCGTCTGTCAGCACGTGCCGGCCGTCAAACCGCAGTCGGCCTTCTTTGAAGAACTGGGCCCAGCCGGCATGATCGTGCTGGCCGAAGTGATTCAGTATGCTCGCGAGAAAGGCCTGTTGGTTATTCTCGACGCCAAGCGAAACGATATCGGCTCGACCGCAACCGCCTACGCCAAAGGGATGCTCGGCGCCAACAGCCCCTGGCAAGCCGACTGCCTGACGATCAGCCCTTACCTGGGCGACGACAGCCTGACCCCATTTGTCGAGACGGCCACCGCCAACGATGCCGGGTTGTTCTGCCTGGTGAAAACTTCCAACCCCGGCGGCAAGATGCTGCAAGACCTGGAGGTCGACGGCCAGCCTATCTATCGCCACGTCGGCGCGCACGTTGAAGCGCTGGCTAAGCAGACCATTGGCGAGTGCGGCCTGGGCGCCGTGGGCGCGGTCGTCGGCGCCACCTACCCCGACCAACTAACCGAGCTGCGCGAAGCGATGCCCAGCACATGGTTTCTGGTCCCTGGCTACGGCAGCCAAGGCGGCGGTGCAAAAGACGTCGCCGGCGGTTTCAATGATGCCGGCCTGGGGGCGATCGTGAACAACTCGCGCGGCATCATCTTCGCCTACTCGCGCGAACCGTACGCATCGAAGTACGAACCAACCCAATGGCAACGCGCCGTAGAAGACGCCACGCTCGAGATGATCGCCGACCTACAAGCCGAGACCTCGGCAGGAAAGCTGAAAGGGTAA
- a CDS encoding alpha/beta fold hydrolase, protein MNIETFRDRQQTISLAGIVREPVEVAYTDLGDGPPLLLLHGIPTWSFLFHEMIDELAKDYRVIAPDMIGYGFSDHRDNFDRSIEVQADMIEQFLGHLDVASAHFVAHDIGGGVAMILADRSPELVRSMVLSNSVAYDSWPIEEMLSLAHPRNAKMKPEEMKELLEETFEVGLSRPERRTQEFKDGVMTPYLQTDGIVSLVRNASSLNTNHTTPLTASLNKITQPTLLLWGEDDQWQPISTAKRLVQDMPDAKLHAIKNCSHWVPQDAPEEFTQETLRFLNSIESAISQAAR, encoded by the coding sequence ATGAATATTGAAACGTTCCGCGACCGTCAACAAACCATTTCGCTGGCCGGCATCGTGCGAGAACCTGTTGAGGTGGCCTACACCGACCTGGGCGACGGGCCGCCGCTGTTGCTGCTGCACGGTATTCCGACGTGGTCGTTTCTCTTTCACGAGATGATCGACGAGCTGGCCAAGGATTATCGAGTGATTGCCCCAGATATGATCGGCTATGGATTTTCCGACCATCGCGATAACTTTGATCGTTCCATCGAAGTTCAGGCCGACATGATCGAACAATTTCTCGGGCACCTTGATGTTGCCAGCGCGCACTTCGTAGCCCACGACATCGGTGGAGGCGTGGCGATGATTCTCGCCGATCGCTCGCCAGAACTTGTGCGCTCGATGGTGCTTTCCAACAGCGTTGCCTACGACAGCTGGCCGATCGAAGAGATGCTATCCCTGGCCCATCCGCGCAATGCCAAGATGAAGCCAGAGGAGATGAAAGAGCTGCTGGAAGAGACCTTCGAGGTGGGCTTGTCTCGCCCGGAACGACGGACCCAGGAATTCAAAGACGGGGTGATGACCCCTTACCTGCAAACCGACGGGATTGTCAGCCTGGTACGAAACGCGTCTAGCTTGAACACCAACCACACCACGCCGCTCACGGCAAGCCTGAACAAGATAACGCAACCAACGCTGCTGCTATGGGGCGAGGACGACCAATGGCAACCGATCTCGACCGCCAAACGCCTGGTACAAGACATGCCAGACGCCAAACTGCACGCAATTAAAAACTGCTCGCACTGGGTCCCCCAGGACGCCCCAGAAGAGTTCACCCAAGAAACGCTCCGCTTCTTGAACTCGATCGAATCGGCGATCTCGCAAGCGGCGAGGTGA
- a CDS encoding TVP38/TMEM64 family protein, translating into MDTAEDQLDAEARDQLPSPRQIESSPWLKTWAYRAAWVAGVAVLVVVAAWQCSDCFSLDYLASQEGNLRSFQSDHPYLLYGIVFVVYTVGFAIGLPLAAVMTIVVGWFFDFVPALILSSIGSTAGAVLTFLASRYFFRRRMQRWLDGTMEKFQTELSDGGAFYLFISRLIPQIPFVLVNLVMGLSTIKLRTFWWVSQLSMLPVLIVFVWIGGSLPSLQTIADKGVTSVISWQLMLGITAMGVIPLLIRLGLNYYQACGQTEAEQAEPAR; encoded by the coding sequence ATGGATACGGCAGAAGACCAACTCGACGCAGAAGCACGCGATCAATTGCCATCGCCACGGCAGATCGAATCCAGCCCTTGGCTGAAGACTTGGGCCTATCGCGCAGCGTGGGTGGCCGGGGTGGCTGTGCTGGTGGTCGTCGCGGCGTGGCAGTGTTCTGATTGCTTTTCGCTCGACTATTTGGCCAGCCAAGAAGGCAATCTACGGTCCTTTCAATCCGATCACCCCTATCTGCTGTATGGTATAGTGTTTGTGGTCTACACGGTGGGTTTCGCCATCGGGTTGCCTTTGGCCGCGGTGATGACGATCGTTGTGGGTTGGTTCTTCGACTTCGTCCCAGCTTTGATTTTGTCTAGCATCGGGTCTACCGCCGGGGCCGTCCTGACGTTTCTTGCCAGCCGTTACTTTTTTCGCCGACGTATGCAACGTTGGCTCGATGGTACGATGGAAAAGTTTCAGACCGAGCTTTCCGACGGCGGGGCATTCTATCTGTTTATCTCGCGCCTGATCCCGCAAATTCCCTTCGTGCTGGTGAACCTGGTGATGGGGTTGTCGACCATCAAACTGAGAACGTTTTGGTGGGTCAGCCAGCTGAGCATGTTACCGGTGCTGATCGTCTTCGTCTGGATCGGTGGCTCGCTGCCGAGTCTGCAAACGATCGCCGACAAAGGGGTCACGTCGGTCATCTCGTGGCAACTGATGCTAGGGATCACGGCGATGGGCGTCATACCGCTGCTGATTCGCCTGGGGCTGAACTATTACCAGGCGTGCGGTCAAACGGAAGCCGAACAAGCCGAGCCGGCGCGGTAG
- a CDS encoding alpha/beta hydrolase family protein → MAASSRSTRLTCAFCSLLLIGVAAGSLKAEPYDPLQTTQRVTSETFTLTDAKRKREIPVRFYLPQEKGPRPVVLFSHGLGGSRDNSGYIGKHLAGRGYVCIYLQHPGSDISIWRGWSAADQKASRESASNPQNWVLRIDDIKAVVGALPEWNAKQGHPLQGRVDTQRIGMSGHSFGALTTLGIVGQQFPMVRRSFAVPEVRAGICYSPSIMKAGNQQRSFSTINRPMLLMTGTKDDTAQGTTAEMRRQVYPAMPTSIDRYELVLDGGTHFAFSENKVRLAGMGDGERNPNHHRVIVALTTAFWDTYLRDDAEAKAWLQGKSPRQVMEKGDAWQFATAN, encoded by the coding sequence ATGGCTGCTAGTTCTCGTTCGACCAGACTCACTTGCGCGTTTTGTTCTTTGCTGCTGATCGGTGTCGCGGCCGGGTCGCTAAAGGCCGAGCCTTACGATCCGTTGCAAACCACGCAGCGTGTGACTTCCGAGACCTTCACGCTGACCGATGCCAAGCGAAAACGTGAGATTCCTGTCCGTTTCTATCTTCCTCAGGAAAAAGGACCGCGGCCGGTTGTTTTGTTTAGTCATGGCCTGGGTGGGTCGCGTGATAACAGTGGTTACATCGGCAAGCACCTGGCTGGCCGCGGGTACGTCTGTATTTATCTGCAGCACCCTGGCAGCGATATTTCGATTTGGCGTGGCTGGAGTGCGGCCGATCAGAAGGCCAGCCGCGAGTCGGCTTCCAACCCACAGAATTGGGTGCTGCGGATCGACGACATCAAAGCGGTGGTCGGTGCGCTGCCGGAGTGGAACGCCAAGCAGGGGCATCCGCTGCAAGGCCGCGTCGATACCCAACGCATCGGTATGTCAGGCCATTCGTTCGGCGCGTTGACCACGCTGGGAATTGTCGGACAACAGTTTCCCATGGTCCGGCGATCGTTCGCGGTACCGGAAGTTCGTGCGGGCATTTGCTACAGCCCTTCGATCATGAAGGCCGGTAACCAACAGCGTTCGTTCAGCACCATCAATCGCCCAATGCTGCTGATGACCGGCACCAAAGATGACACCGCGCAAGGGACCACGGCCGAGATGCGTCGTCAGGTCTATCCGGCCATGCCCACGAGTATCGATCGATACGAACTGGTGCTCGACGGCGGAACGCACTTTGCCTTTAGCGAAAATAAGGTTCGCCTGGCCGGCATGGGTGATGGGGAAAGAAACCCCAACCACCACCGCGTTATTGTGGCCCTGACGACGGCTTTCTGGGATACGTACTTACGCGACGACGCCGAAGCGAAAGCGTGGCTGCAAGGTAAGAGCCCTCGACAGGTCATGGAAAAAGGAGATGCCTGGCAGTTTGCCACGGCCAACTAG
- a CDS encoding DUF2188 domain-containing protein, producing MGNPLHVVEHDNRWAIREEGSNESKATFATQEEAISEAYRLADGRETDIVVHRRDGTIQELGRDPGVRATTNTYTANRGVRSVDEVVETTSPISRMSWGAVIAGIFFTIASTWMMLTLGTSIGVSVMDSTDSTILDGGLTTPTVIWLILTAFVAFFVGSLFTARLADNEDSTLGVMHGVTLWSVTTVCMMVLSYWGIANLASTGASALSTTASITGDAAATATGAVTESGKALAWAGNNFAETHLADNLTQQMKDQLAQTAAEIDPEGDAEINPQEIKQAISQLDAEVMEKVATPLIQGDQEAARKVLADNTDLTEPQIDELVAGVKQKIEESDAPEAVQKKLEQSIDQIAQATANVAPSLEKREVRKAISEMNAETFSNVSYHLINGNVDAAKTELASNTPLEKQEVDKAIDHVYAQTETQIKEFKDEANAVMEEVTDYTQTVLWTTFGCSALALVFSIAGGMVGAGLTEHHTRRVVHSRQVA from the coding sequence ATGGGTAACCCGCTGCATGTTGTCGAACATGACAATCGCTGGGCCATTCGGGAAGAAGGAAGCAACGAATCGAAAGCGACCTTCGCAACACAAGAAGAAGCAATCAGCGAGGCTTATCGCCTGGCCGACGGTCGCGAGACCGACATCGTGGTTCACCGCCGCGACGGAACCATCCAGGAGTTGGGCCGAGACCCAGGCGTCCGTGCCACTACCAACACCTACACAGCCAACCGCGGCGTTCGCAGCGTGGATGAAGTCGTCGAGACGACTAGCCCAATCTCGCGAATGAGCTGGGGCGCCGTGATCGCCGGTATTTTCTTCACGATCGCTTCGACCTGGATGATGTTGACGCTGGGAACCAGCATCGGCGTCAGTGTGATGGATTCAACCGATTCGACCATTCTCGATGGCGGGCTGACCACGCCCACCGTGATTTGGCTGATTCTGACGGCCTTTGTGGCTTTCTTCGTCGGTTCGCTATTCACCGCACGTCTGGCCGACAACGAAGACAGCACGCTCGGTGTGATGCACGGCGTAACGCTGTGGAGCGTCACAACGGTTTGCATGATGGTACTCAGCTATTGGGGTATCGCTAATTTGGCTAGCACTGGTGCTTCGGCACTTTCGACCACGGCCAGTATCACCGGTGACGCCGCCGCTACGGCAACTGGCGCGGTGACTGAAAGTGGTAAAGCGTTGGCTTGGGCCGGCAATAACTTTGCCGAAACCCATTTGGCCGACAACTTGACGCAACAAATGAAAGACCAGTTGGCACAAACGGCCGCTGAGATCGACCCAGAAGGGGACGCCGAAATCAATCCGCAAGAGATCAAGCAAGCCATCTCGCAGCTTGATGCGGAAGTGATGGAGAAGGTCGCGACTCCGCTGATCCAGGGAGACCAAGAGGCTGCCCGCAAGGTGCTGGCCGATAATACGGATTTGACCGAACCGCAGATTGACGAGCTAGTGGCTGGCGTGAAGCAGAAGATCGAAGAATCGGACGCTCCGGAAGCTGTTCAGAAGAAGCTCGAACAATCGATCGATCAAATCGCTCAGGCAACCGCCAACGTCGCCCCATCGCTTGAAAAACGTGAAGTTCGTAAAGCGATCAGCGAAATGAACGCTGAGACCTTCAGCAACGTCTCGTATCACCTGATTAACGGTAATGTCGATGCCGCCAAGACCGAATTGGCCTCGAACACGCCGCTTGAAAAGCAGGAAGTCGATAAGGCGATTGATCATGTCTACGCTCAGACCGAGACGCAGATCAAAGAATTCAAGGACGAAGCCAACGCCGTCATGGAAGAAGTAACCGACTATACCCAAACAGTTCTTTGGACCACGTTTGGCTGTTCGGCCCTGGCCCTTGTGTTTTCAATCGCGGGTGGCATGGTGGGTGCCGGTCTGACCGAGCACCACACACGCCGCGTCGTCCACAGTCGTCAGGTTGCGTAA